From one Lineus longissimus chromosome 3, tnLinLong1.2, whole genome shotgun sequence genomic stretch:
- the LOC135484188 gene encoding spectrin beta chain-like isoform X1: MTEIDTSIPTGVRWGDPNQNMQNNMTNDDWESGDNSSKLFERSRIKALADERETVQKKTFCKWVNSHLARVNCKINDLYVDLRDGHMLIKLLEVLSGERLPYPTKGKMRIHCLENVDKSLTFLNEQRVHLENMGAHDIVDGNPRLTLGLIWTIILRFQIQDITFEEADNSETKSAKDALLLWCQMKTAGYTNVNIRNFTTSWRDGLGFNALIHKHRPDLIQYEKLHKSNPMYNLENAFGVAEDRLGLTRLLDPEDVSVEHPDEKSVITYVVTYYHYFSRMKQETVHTKRIGKVVGHAVENERMMEEYESLTSDLLAWIEETITVLNDRTFSNSLQGVQQQLAQFNTYRTVEKPPKFVEKGNLEVLLFTLQSKMRANNQKPYFPSEGKMISAINKAWDKLEKAEHERELSLREELIRQEKLEQLAARFDRKAGMRETWLSENQRLVAQDNFGYDLAAVEAATKKHEAIETDINAYEERVQAVVAVANELEQETYHDIDRINARKDNVLKLWNYLLELLRARRLRLELSLSLQKIFQEMLYILDWVDEIKVRLLSEDYGKHLMGVEDLLQKHSLLEADINVVGERVKSVNGQANKFVDGEFPEVGEYRPCDAQIVTDRMSHLEAAYEELLQLAAERRSRLEDSRKMWQFYWDMADEEGWIKEKEQLMSSPDLGHDLTTVHLLLTKHKAVEDELQSRHSHLQTVIRVGEDLIEAGNFAADKIKNRIDEINTQWDNLIELAAYRRKRLLEAVDFYQFFADADDVDTWMHDTLRLVSSEDVGHDESSVQSLLKKHKDVTEELENYNSVIVALHDQAQSLGEQDRESTEVSSRLGIIDRRYQELIEFGKLRKQRLLDALSLYQLYTEADIVESWIEEKERLLATMVPGDDIEELEVIKHRFDGFEVELKSTEAKVNTVNQLARQLLQVEHPNSDQVVERQNQLNEKWLELQKIIELKRKNLGTAYGIKTFHIEVTETMTWIRDKTKLIESTDELGNDLASVMVLQRKLSGMERDLAAIQSKLDALQGEADSLADAKPEEAEAIREKFTQMTEVWTELKDMLKERDEKLNESSELQKFLQNLDHFQAWLGKTQTTIASEDIPQSLSEAEQLLNTHQQLKEEIDAYEPDYESMMEYGRKVTEGQTDAQYMFLSQRLQALDEGWHELQQMWENRQLLLSQSMNLQMLLRDGLQVEVQLSKQENFLSKEEVPSTMVGLDKQGSLEQAENMIKQHEAFITTMDANDEKVNAVLQFANRLTEENHYASEKITMKSDNIEERRNANRERAYEQLNKLKDSLLLQQFMQDCDDLADWLQDKQIAAQDETYRDAKNIHSKYMRHQAFESEVAANKDRLLKIQQDGEDLMREKPEFAPEVQERLDNLNSSWEDLETQTEDKGARLFDANRPVLYEQNIDDIDGWVKSLETEIVPDEVEEIMTENLASVNLAVMKQDQREQELLVKKQQVEKLESEAHYIKDMDPEKRMEIQRKKELIEQRFQQLQAPLVEKRTKLEKKKKYHQFLRDIEDERLWIEDKMRLASSDNYGNSLLSVQMLLKKNKSLRQEVDNHEPRIHSVCNDGREMIEDGHPQSEDFQQRIDEVMTNWDDLKNAIEKREERLGQSEVAQQYFFDASEAESWMSEQELYMMGEDRAKDENGANNMMKKHQALEKVIEDYAETVRDLGERSRDLADKDHPDSDQIGLRQSQVDKLYASLKDLSGDRKGRLDEVLKLYMMNREIEDLLQWIAEREVVAGSHELGQDYEHVTMLKDRFADFAKETEATGTERVNDANELCDQLIGIGHSDAATIAEWKDGLNEAWTDLLELMETRTQMLQASWDLHKFFHDCKDTLERIYEKQNIIPDDLGRDAKTVAALQRKHLNFEHDLITLGNQVQQIQEDAGRLITGYAGERAQDIRNREAEVVNAWRNLHVVCEFRKNKLADTSDLFRFFNMVRDLRLWMKDILRQMTTQEKPRDVSGVELLMNNHQSLKAEIDAREENFAICVNLGKDLLERKHYRQEEVREKLIQLTTERCTMMDQWEDRWDYLQLILEVYQFARDAAVAECWLMAQEPYLHNQDLGQSLEDVENLIKKHEAFEKSAATQEERFASLERLTTFELRERKKRQDAEFRSQHPELDEKTTARELRLQKLIEEFLPPPEKEPEPEPEEVKEEAVQMRAEVSLQSQSPQKREESVRIVEPESTRSRTPEKKKTPPAGATPSRGTAERAKSEVTPGKEKDKPKKRAKSPFGSWGRKGRPKSRDEEHPSMLEPVSMEPGEEVHHEGVLSRKHEWESTTKKASSRSWDKVYAVLHGKEMSFYKDQKHAKSDPNTRYHNEPAVVLDAASCSVATDYVKRHHVFRLKLNNGGEYLFQCKDDDEMNVWMTRVNSSLGDGEGPSPTRAQTLPARPESPKESKRRSFFSTLGKKK; the protein is encoded by the exons CCATACCCGACCAAAGGAAAAATGAGAATTCACTGCCTAGAAAATGTGGACAAGTCACTCACTTTTCTGAATGAGCAGCGTGTCCACCTTGAAAACATGGGTGCTCACGATATTGTTGATGGAAACCCCAGACTAACTCTGGGTCTCATTTGGACCATTATCCTCAGATTCCAG ATTCAAGACATCACATTCGAAGAAGCTGACAACAGCGAGACCAAATCAGCTAAAGACGCCCTCTTGTTGTGGTGCCAGATGAAGACTGCCGGCTATACCAATGTCAATATTCGTAACTTCACAACCAGCTGGAGGGATGGTCTTGGCTTCAATGCCCTGATCCACAAACACAGGCCTGACCTGATCCAGTATGAGAAACTCCACAAGTCCAATCCTATGTACAACTTGGAGAACGCCTTTGGCGTTGCTGAGGATAGACTTGGCCTCACCAGGCTCCTGGACCCAGAAG ATGTGAGTGTAGAGCACCCAGATGAGAAATCTGTCATCACCTATGTGGTCACCTACTACCACTACTTCTCCAGAATGAAACAAGAAACAGTCCACACCAAGCGTATTGGAAAG GTCGTTGGACATGCAGTTGAGAATGAACGCATGATGGAAGAATACGAAAGCCTGACCTCCGACCTCCTAGCTTGGATTGAAGAAACCATCACTGTCCTGAACGATCGTACCTTTTCGAACTCCCTACAGGGTGTTCAGCAGCAACTGGCGCAGTTCAACACGTACAGAACTGTTGAGAAACCGCCCAA GTTTGTAGAAAAAGGAAACCTTGAGGTGCTGCTGTTCACCCTCCAGAGCAAGATGCGAGCCAACAACCAGAAGCCGTACTTCCCCTCAGAAGGAAAAATGATATCAGCCATCAACAAGGCCTGGGACAAACTAGAGAAAGCAGAACACGAAAGAGAATTGTCTCTAAGAGAGGAACTGATAAG ACAAGAGAAACTAGAACAGCTTGCTGCCCGCTTTGACCGCAAGGCCGGTATGCGTGAGACCTGGCTGAGCGAGAACCAACGTCTTGTCGCCCAGGATAACTTTGGCTATGACCTCGCAGCCGTTGAGGCCGCCACGAAGAAACATGAAGCCATTGAAACTGATATCAATGCGTATGAGGAGAGAGTACAGGCTGTGGTTGCAGTTGCCAACGAACTGGAACAAGAGACCTACCATGATATTGATAGAATTAATGCTAG AAAAGACAATGTATTGAAACTATGGAACTACCTTTTGGAACTACTCAGAGCCCGTAGACTTAGGCTTGAATTATCCCTATCCCTGCAGAAAATATTCCAAGAAATGCTTTACATTTTGGATTGGGTGGATGAAATCAAG GTCCGCTTGTTGTCTGAAGATTATGGCAAACACTTGATGGGTGTGGAAGACTTGCTACAGAAGCATAGCCTGCTCGAAGCTGACATCAACGTCGTCGGCGAGAGAGTCAAATCTGTCAATGGCCAAGCTAACAAGTTTGTGGATGGAGAATTCCCAGAAGTTGGCG AATATCGTCCATGCGATGCCCAGATTGTCACCGACCGCATGAGCCATCTTGAAGCTGCCTATGAAGAGCTTCTCCAGCTTGCGGCCGAGCGTCGTTCCCGCCTCGAGGACTCGCGCAAGATGTGGCAGTTCTACTGGGATATGGCCGACGAGGAGGGCTGGATCAAGGAGAAGGAACAGCTGATGTCTTCACCAGATCTTGGTCACGATCTGACCACGGTGCACCTGTTATTAACCAAACACAAG GCCGTGGAAGATGAGCTCCAGTCACGTCACAGCCATCTCCAGACTGTCATCCGCGTTGGCGAGGACTTGATCGAAGCAGGCAACTTTGCCGCAGACAAGATTAAGAATCGTATTGATGAGATTAACACCCAATGGGACAACCTTATTGAACTGGCAGCATACCGTAGGAAGCGTCTCTTGGAGGCAGTCGACTTCTATCAGTTCTttgctgatgctgatgatgtggATACCTGGATGCATGATACCCTGCGCCTCGTTTCCAGTGAGGATGTTGGACATGATGAGTCTAGTGTACAGTCTCTCCTAAAGAAACACAAG GATGTCACAGAAGAACTTGAGAATTACAACAGCGTCATTGTTGCCCTACACGATCAGGCACAGAGTCTTGGTGAGCAGGACCGCGAATCCACAGAAGTGTCGTCCCGCCTTGGCATCATCGATCGTCGTTATCAAGAACTCATCGAGTTTGGCAAACTCCGCAAACAACGACTGCTCGATGCCTTGTCTTTGTATCAACTCTACACCGAGGCTGATATTGTTGAGTCTTGGATTGAAGAGAAG GAGAGGTTACTGGCCACAATGGTACCTGGTGACGACATTGAAGAGCTCGAGGTGATCAAGCACCGATTCGATGGCTTTGAGGTTGAATTGAAATCAACTGAAGCCAAGGTCAACACTGTCAACCAACTGGCAAGACAGCTTCTTCAAGTGGAGCATCCCAACTCAGACCAGGTCGTTGAAAGACAGAACCAACTCAATGAGAA GTGGCTTGAACTCCAGAAGATCATTGAATTGAAGAGAAAGAATCTTGGCACAGCATATGGCATCAAGACCTTCCACATTGAAGTCACAGAAACTATG ACTTGGATCCGTGACAAGACGAAATTGATTGAATCAACTGATGAACTCGGAAATGACTTGGCCAGTGTGATGGTGCTCCAGAGAAAGCTGAGTGGCATGGAGAGAGATCTTGCTGCCATTCAGTCAAAG TTGGATGCTCTCCAGGGAGAGGCTGACAGCCTGGCAGATGCCAAGCCAGAAGAAGCAGAAGCCATCAGAGAAAAGTTCACACAGATGACAGAAGTATGGACAGAACTCAAAGACATG TTGAAAGAACGTGACGAGAAATTGAACGAATCAAGTGAGCTTCAGAAGTTCCTCCAGAATCTTGACCACTTCCAAGCCTGGTTGGGAAAAACACAAACCACGATTGCATCGGAAGATATCCCCCAGAGTCTCTCTGAGGCAGAACAACTCTTGAAcacacatcaacagctgaaggAGGAGATCGATGCGTATGAACCAGATTATGAGAGCATGATGGAGTACGGTCGCAAGGTGACCGAGGGACAGACAGATGCCCAGTACATGTTCTTGAGCCAGAGGTTGCAGGCTCTTGATGAAGGATGGCACGAGTTGCAGCAGATGTGGGAAAACAGACAGCTGCTGCTGTCACAGAGCATGAACTTGCAG ATGTTGCTGCGTGACGGTCTTCAAGTTGAGGTCCAACTCAGCAAGCAAGAGAACTTCCTGTCTAAGGAAGAAGTGCCT AGCACCATGGTTGGACTAGACAAGCAG gGTTCATTGGAACAGGCTGAGAACATGATCAAGCAGCATGAAGCGTTCATCACCACCATGGACGCAAATGATGAGAAAGTGAATGCTGTCCTGCAGTTTGCCAATAGGCTCACTGAAGAAAATCACTACGCCTCCGAGAAAATTACCATGAAATCGGACAACATTGAAGAAAG ACGCAATGCCAACCGTGAGCGTGCTTATGAGCAGTTGAACAAGCTCAAGGATTCACTTCTGCTGCAGCAGTTCATGCAAGATTGTGATGAT CTTGCTGATTGGTTGCAAGACAAACAGATCGCGGCCCAGGATGAGACGTACAGGGATGCCAAGAATATTCACAGTAAATACATGAGACATCAAGCATTTGAATCAGAAGTTGCCGCAAACAAGGACCGTCTATTAAAAATACAGCAAGATGGTGAGGACCTCATGCGAGAGAAGCCAGAATTTGCCCCTGAGGTCCAAGAACGGTTGGACAACTTGAATTCCTCCTGGGAAGACCTGGAGACACAGACAGAAGACAAAGGCGCACGACTGTTTGATGCGAACCGGCCAGTTCTTTATGAACAGAACATTGATGATATCGATGGCTGGGTGAAGAGCCTTGAGACCGAGATTGTTCCTGATGAGGTCGAGGAAATCATGACCGAGAATCTTGCCAGTGTTAACTTGGCTGTCATGAAACAAGAT CAACGTGAACAAGAGTTGCTGGTCAAGAAGCAACAAGTTGAGAAACTAGAAAGTGAAGCCCATTATATTAAGGATATGGACCCTGAGAAGAGGATGGAAATCCAGAGGAAGAAGGAGTTGATTGAACAGAG attccaACAGCTGCAGGCTCCTCTCGTTGAAAAGAGAACTAagctggagaagaagaagaaatatcaCCAGTTCTTGCGTGATATTGAGGACGAGAGGCTGTGGATCGAGGACAAGATGAGACTAGCCTCATCTGACAATTATGGCAACAGTCTGCTTAGTGTTCAGATGTTGCTCAAGAAAAATAAG TCACTGAGACAAGAAGTTGACAACCATGAGCCACGTATTCACAGCGTCTGCAACGATGGTCGCGAGATGATTGAAGATGGTCATCCCCAGTCTGAGGACTTCCAGCAGAGAATCGATGAGGTCATGACCAATTGGGATGATCTAAAGAATGCTATTGAGAAGAGGGAGGAGAGGCTCGGACAGTCTGAGGTTGCACAACAA TACTTTTTCGATGCGTCAGAAGCAGAGTCCTGGATGAGCGAACAGGAGCTTTACATGATGGGAGAGGACCGTGCCAAAGATGAGAATGGTGCAAACAACATGATGAAGAAACATCAAGCACTAGAGAAGGTCATTGAAGACTACGCAGAAACCGTGCGAGATCTTGGAGAGAGGAGTAGAGATTTGGCGGATAAAGATCACCCAGACAG TGACCAGATTGGTTTACGCCAGTCCCAGGTTGACAAACTCTATGCCAGCTTGAAGGATTTGTCAGGAGATCGTAAAGGTCGGTTGGACGAGGTCCTCAAGCTGTACATGATGAACAGAGAAATTGAGGACCTCCTGCAGTGGATTGCCGAGCGCGAGGTGGTAGCTGGCTCTCATGAACTTGGACAGGATTATGAACATGTCACT ATGTTGAAGGATCGATTCGCAGACTTTGCCAAGGAGACAGAGGCCACAGGCACAGAGCGTGTCAATGATGCCAACGAACTTTGTGATCAACTAATTGGCATCGGTCATTCGGATGCTGCCACCATTGCTGAATGGAAAGACGGATTGAATGAAGCCTGGACCGACCTACTAGAACTCATGGAAACTAGAACCCAAATGTTACAGGCGTCTTGGGACTTGCACAAGTTCTTCCATGATTGTAAAGACACCTTGGAGAGAATTTAT GAAAAGCAGAACATTATCCCTGACGACCTTGGCAGAGATGCTAAGACCGTTGCTGCACTACAGAGGAAACACCTCAATTTCGAACATGATTTAATCACTCTTGGAAACCAG GTGCAACAAATCCAAGAGGATGCGGGCCGTCTCATCACAGGTTATGCTGGCGAGAGGGCACAAGATATCCGCAACCGGGAGGCAGAGGTTGTCAACGCATGGCGTAATCTTCATGTCGTGTGTGAATTCCGCAAAAACAAATTGGCAGACACCAGTGATTTATTCAGGTTCTTCAACATGGTGCGTGATCTGCGATTGTGGATGAAGGACATACTCCGACAGATGACAACACAGGAAAAGCCAAG AGATGTATCAGGTGTAGAATTGTTGATGAATAACCATCAGAGTTTGAAGGCTGAGATTGACGCCAGAGAAGAGAACTTTGCCATCTGTGTCAACCTTGGGAAGGACCTGTTGGAGAGGAAGCACTACCGACAAGAGGAAGTACGCGAGAAGCTCATTCAACTGACAACAGAGAGGTGTACGATGATGGATCAGTGGGAGGATCGCTGGGACTACCTTCAACTTA TCTTGGAGGTGTACCAGTTTGCCCGTGATGCTGCCGTGGCCGAGTGCTGGCTAATGGCACAAGAACCATATCTACACAACCAAGATCTTGGG CAAAGCCTTGAAGATGTCGAAAACCTTATCAAGAAGCACGAGGCATTTGAAAAATCTGCTGCCACCCAGGAAGAGCGGTTCGCATCGCTGGAGAGATTAACTACT TTCGAATTGCGGGAACGCAAGAAGCGCCAAGATGCAGAGTTCCGCAGCCAACACCCAGAGTTAGATGAAAAGACGACAGCACGAGAATTACGTCTGCAGAAGTTGATAGAAGAATTCTTACCACCTCCagaaaa GGAGCCTGAACCAGAGCCAGAAGAAGTGAAGGAGGAAGCTGTCCAGATGAGGGCAGAGGTATCGCTACAGTCCCAGTCACCCCAGAAGCGAGAAG AGTCTGTCCGAATCGTTGAACCGGAATCCACACGTTCGAGGACACCCGAGAAAAAGAAAACACCTCCTGCTGGTGCGACGCCATCTCGTGGCACAG CCGAACGTGCGAAGAGTGAGGTGACCCCAGGCAAGGAGAAAGACAAGCCCA AAAAGCGAGCCAAGTCACCATTTGGCTCATGGGGTCGAAAAGGGCGTCCGAAGTCCCGTGATGAAGAGCATCCATCGATGTTAG AGCCTGTGTCGATGGAACCTGGAGAAGAAGTCCACCATGAGGGCGTGTTGTCAAGAAAGCATGAGTGGGAATCGACCACAAAGAAGGCATCTAGCCG ATCATGGGATAAGGTGTACGCTGTCCTCCATGGCAAAGAGATGAGCTTCTACAAAGATCAGAAGCACGCCAAGTCT GATCCAAACACTCGCTACCATAACGAGCCGGCAGTTGTTCTAGATGCTGCCTCGTGCAGTGTTGCCACAGACTATGTCAAGAGACACCATGTCTTCAGACTAAAACTTAACAATGGTGGAGAATACTTGTTCCAATGCAAGGATGAT GATGAAATGAATGTGTGGATGACGAGAGTGAACAGCAGTCTTGGTGATGGTGAAGGTCCCTCGCCGACACGGGCCCAGACCTTACCCGCCAGGCCTGAGTCTCCCAAAGAATCAAAGAGACGGTCGTTCTTTAGTACGCTCGGGAAGAAAAAGTGA